The DNA region GAAAAAACGTACTATCAATTGAAGATTTGGAAATTGATATGGTAATGCAGGGTACAGTAAGAAATATTGTTGATTTTGGTGCTTTTGTTGATATTGGAGTTCACCAGGACGGATTGGTACATATTTCACAACTTGTAGCTGATAAATTTGTAAAACACCCATTAGATATCGTTAGTGTTGGGGATATTGTTGATGTAAAAGTTCTGGATGTTGACTTAAAAAGAAACAGAATTAACCTTTCGATGATAATTTAATATATTTTAAAAGAAATAGTTAATAATGAATAATTAATAAATAAAAGGGGATTATTAATGACACCGAAAGTAATGATTATTCTTGGAAGTGGATCGGATATTGCTATAGCTGAAAAAAGTATGAATATCCTTGAAAAATTAGAAATTCCTTACAGCCTTAAAATTGCATCTGCACACAGAACCCCAGATTTAGTTCGTGAACTTGTCATTCAGGGAACTAAAGAAGGTATTGAAGTGTTTATTGGAATTGCTGGATTAGCTGCACATTTACCAGGCTCAATTGCAGCATATACTCCAAGACCTGTAATTGGAGTACCTGTAGATGTTAAAACTGGAGGTATTGATGCATTAGAATCCATTGTTCAAATGCCTTATCCTTCACCAATTGCTACTGTAGGAATTGATAGAGGAGACAACGCTGCAATTCTTGCTGCACAATTTATTGGAATCCATGATGAGGAAATACGTCAAAGATTAATTGATTTGAGAATGGAATATTCTTTAAAAGTCAAAAACAATGATGAAGACATTGTACAACTAATTGAAGGTAAAAAGTTCCTCCAAAAAGACTTTTTAAGAGTTAAAGACCTTGAAATTAGTGAAATTGAATTTGACGAAAATGAATGCTGCAGTAAAAACAAAGATGCAGAAGTTGCAATACTTGTTGGTAGACAAACCGACCTTATAACTGCTAAAAAAGTATCTGTAATCTTAGACAGACTCAAAATAGCTCATGAAACTAAAGTTATTTGTCCAATTAGATCTACTAAAAGATTTACAAATTACATTAAATCCATGTCAAATGCAAAAATATTCATTGGAATTAGTTCAAACTCATCCCAGGTAACTGGTGGTATTGTTGGATTAACAGACAGACCAGTTATTGGTGTTCCATGTACTAATGAAAATGGTGATGATTACATGCTTACAACAGTAAGTATGCCTCCAGGTGTTCCTGTTGCAACTGTTGGAATAAACAATGGTAAAAATGCAGCAATTTTAGCTGGAGAAATCTTATCAATTAGCGACCCTTCAATTACTAAGCTTCTTGAAAAAATTAAAAACAAAAAAATTAACTTATAGGGATAATATGATACTCGACAACGAAAACATTATAGAAATTACAGAAGAACTTTCAAATGAGTTTGAAGTTGCAAAAGTCCTAAGAAAATACCCAAAAGACACTGTTCTTATTAAAAATGTTAAAGGCTTTGATTTACCTGTTATTTCAGGAATCTGTAACACCAGAGAAAAGATTGCAAAATCAATTAACTGTGAAGTTTCCGAAATTACACAAAAAATCATTGACGCAATGGAAAAACCAATTAAAGTTGATAAATTTACTGATTTTTCCCAGTACGATACTTTAGATATTGATTTGGATAAAATCCCTATTTTAAAACATTATAAAAGAGATGGTGGAGCATACATCACTTCTGGTGTAGTATTTGCACGTGATCCTATAACTGGAATTCAAAATGCATCTATTCACAGAATGATGGTTCTTGATAATAAAAGATTAGTTATCAGAATTGTTCCAAGAAATCTTTATACTTATTTCCAAAATGCTCAAAAAGCAGGAAAAGACCTTGATATTGCAATAGCTATTGGAATGGATCCTGCCATTTTACTTGCAAGTACAACTTCAATACCAATTGATTACAATGAAATGGATGTTGCAAATGCATTTAAAAACGGAGAATTAGAATTAATCAAATGTGGTGAATTGGAAGTTCCACAAGCAGACATTATTTTAGAAGGTAAAATCTCTGTAACTGAAACCATTGCAGAAGGTCCATTTGTGGATTTAACTGATACTTACGATATTATCAGAGACCAACCAATCATTAACTTAGAAAAAATGCATATTAAAAAAGAAAATGCAGCATATCATGCAATTTTACCTGCAGGATTTGAACATAAATTATTACAAGGTCTTCCTCAAGAACCTAGAATATTCAAAGCTGTTAAAAATGCAGTTCCTACAGTTGAAAATGTTGTTTTAACTGAAGGAGGTTGCTGCTGGTTACATTCTGTTGTTTCAATTAACAAACAAACTGAAGGTGACGGTAAAAACGCTATTATGGCAGCATTATCTGCACACCCTTCCCTCAAACACTGTGTTGTAGTTGACAGAGATGTTGATGTATTTGATGCAGAAGATGTTGAATATGCAATAGCTACACGTGTAAAAGGTGACAGAGACATTATGATTGTTCCAAATGTCAGAGGTTCTTCTCTTGATCCTGTAGCTGAAAGTGATGGTACAACTACAAAAATAGGTGTAGATGCAACTAAATCACTTAAAACAGTTGAAAAATTCGAAAGAGTTAGTTTTTCTGAATAAACTAACTTTTAATTTACTTTTTTTTGAAAAATTCTTATTTTATTTACTAGTGATGTAGCTACAATACTATCTTTTAATCAAAATATCCTTATACTACACAAATCTAGAATTAATGAATGATTAAAAATATATTTATAATAAATTCTATCAATTTAACGAAACGTTTTATTAAAATAATTGATAGTAAACTAAAATCGTAATTAGAAAAAAGAAAAAGTTTAGAAGAGTATGGTTACCCTTCTATTTAATAGTTATTTTTATTGATTTACTTGATGCTTTGTAGGTTTTATCACCAGCAAATTTAATATATGCTGTGTATTTTCCTTTTTTAGTTAATTTTACGTTGAATTTAGCTACACCGTATTTATTGATTTTAGCAGTGTAGGTTTTTCCATTAACTTTTAAGGTTACCTTTTTACCATCTTTTAAGTAAGTCTTACCATCATACTTGTTTTTAGTAGTGGTTAACTGTACACTTACGGTTTTTGTTTTTGCAGATCTTTTGAATGATTTATCAGTTGCTTGAATATCATCGCCTTCGATTTCGGATGAAATTACCAACCAAGTTTTAACATCTAAATTACTTGATAAAGTCACATCTGCAGGACAGTTATTTGTTCCCCAGAAATTGAAGTTAGCATCAGATCTTTTTTCAACACGGACCAATTCAGTTCCAGGATAAACACGATTATTAATAAAGAAACAATAGTTCATTATTAAAGTTCCATCTGGAAGATTAATAAGACCTCTAAAGTTTAATTGACTGCTTGATGCTTCATTATCAATGAAAGTAGAATTCAATATGGTTGTTTTTGAATAAGTTTTAATTACTCCAACACCACCATAACTGCCACTTCCTTGACAATTATTTACAAAAGTACAATTAATAATGTTTAAAACTTTACCTTCGTTACTGTTTTCTCCAGCA from Methanobacteriaceae archaeon includes:
- the purE gene encoding 5-(carboxyamino)imidazole ribonucleotide mutase produces the protein MTPKVMIILGSGSDIAIAEKSMNILEKLEIPYSLKIASAHRTPDLVRELVIQGTKEGIEVFIGIAGLAAHLPGSIAAYTPRPVIGVPVDVKTGGIDALESIVQMPYPSPIATVGIDRGDNAAILAAQFIGIHDEEIRQRLIDLRMEYSLKVKNNDEDIVQLIEGKKFLQKDFLRVKDLEISEIEFDENECCSKNKDAEVAILVGRQTDLITAKKVSVILDRLKIAHETKVICPIRSTKRFTNYIKSMSNAKIFIGISSNSSQVTGGIVGLTDRPVIGVPCTNENGDDYMLTTVSMPPGVPVATVGINNGKNAAILAGEILSISDPSITKLLEKIKNKKINL
- a CDS encoding UbiD family decarboxylase, which produces MILDNENIIEITEELSNEFEVAKVLRKYPKDTVLIKNVKGFDLPVISGICNTREKIAKSINCEVSEITQKIIDAMEKPIKVDKFTDFSQYDTLDIDLDKIPILKHYKRDGGAYITSGVVFARDPITGIQNASIHRMMVLDNKRLVIRIVPRNLYTYFQNAQKAGKDLDIAIAIGMDPAILLASTTSIPIDYNEMDVANAFKNGELELIKCGELEVPQADIILEGKISVTETIAEGPFVDLTDTYDIIRDQPIINLEKMHIKKENAAYHAILPAGFEHKLLQGLPQEPRIFKAVKNAVPTVENVVLTEGGCCWLHSVVSINKQTEGDGKNAIMAALSAHPSLKHCVVVDRDVDVFDAEDVEYAIATRVKGDRDIMIVPNVRGSSLDPVAESDGTTTKIGVDATKSLKTVEKFERVSFSE